In Neochlamydia sp. AcF84, the following proteins share a genomic window:
- a CDS encoding P-loop NTPase, whose protein sequence is MPLPMFPVAFEASATLAHAIIGIAAGKGGVGKSCVTVNLARALKDLGFKVGILDADIYGPSIRRMLPEDKMPEQCDERILPAICQGIKVISMAYFRRDDEAAAIRAPIANTIVQQFIKNVDWGEIDFLLIDFPPGTGDIQLTLSQNAQLNAAILVTTPQEVALMDVRKAMDLFYQMKIPILGVIENMSYYQITPNLKPVYPFGQGGGGRLAKEAGFSLLAQIPISAEISHSGDKGNSFFEEKTLAAQAISKTFINLAKKMMEQLAAINKSTTLGVEKFFQKDPATFTLQWSDGLMADFYLSDLQRRCPCAGCIEKNVENKVGDEKTHTDELRASTIERVGHYALRIYFTSGCNQGLYTFSFLRQMAEEQNS, encoded by the coding sequence ATGCCACTACCTATGTTTCCAGTTGCTTTTGAAGCTTCGGCAACTCTTGCGCATGCTATTATTGGCATTGCTGCGGGGAAAGGTGGAGTAGGAAAATCATGTGTCACGGTGAATCTGGCAAGGGCTTTAAAAGATTTAGGCTTTAAGGTAGGGATACTAGATGCCGATATTTACGGTCCTTCTATCCGTCGCATGTTACCTGAAGATAAGATGCCAGAGCAATGCGATGAACGTATTCTACCAGCTATATGCCAGGGAATTAAGGTTATATCTATGGCTTATTTTAGGCGCGACGATGAAGCTGCAGCCATTCGTGCTCCCATAGCTAACACTATTGTTCAACAATTCATTAAAAATGTAGATTGGGGAGAAATAGATTTTTTATTAATTGACTTTCCACCGGGAACGGGTGACATTCAACTAACCTTGAGCCAAAACGCTCAATTGAATGCTGCAATCTTGGTGACAACTCCCCAAGAAGTGGCGTTAATGGATGTAAGAAAAGCAATGGACCTGTTTTATCAAATGAAAATTCCTATTCTAGGTGTTATAGAAAACATGAGTTATTATCAGATCACCCCCAATTTAAAACCTGTTTATCCTTTTGGTCAAGGGGGAGGGGGGCGTTTAGCTAAAGAAGCAGGCTTTTCTCTTCTAGCCCAAATTCCAATAAGCGCTGAAATTTCCCATAGTGGCGATAAAGGAAATTCATTTTTTGAGGAAAAGACCCTAGCAGCTCAAGCGATTAGTAAGACTTTTATAAATTTAGCAAAAAAAATGATGGAGCAATTGGCAGCAATAAATAAGAGTACAACTTTGGGAGTGGAAAAATTTTTTCAAAAAGATCCTGCTACTTTTACTCTGCAATGGAGCGATGGCTTAATGGCAGACTTCTATTTGTCTGATTTGCAACGTCGTTGTCCTTGTGCTGGATGCATAGAAAAAAACGTAGAGAACAAAGTAGGGGATGAAAAAACTCATACTGACGAGCTACGAGCCTCTACGATTGAAAGGGTAGGACATTACGCTTTACGCATTTATTTTACGTCTGGTTGCAATCAAGGCCTCTATACCTTTAGTTTTTTGCGCCAAATGGCTGAGGAGCAAAATTCATGA